The Methylocella tundrae genome includes a region encoding these proteins:
- a CDS encoding ATP-dependent helicase, whose amino-acid sequence MSKFSDPDFVPFLDDDDYAEYAASMRDVDPVSTASFDSIASGLTQKQVEAAAHQGAILVLAGAGTGKTSTLTAAVVHRITNDRIPASRILAVTFTNKAANEMATRIRDALGGQPAPSWLGTYHGLAARQLRETPEVADLRHNFDILDADDSRRIIKRAMKALNLASDDDEPKAGRDPLKLMCNRISQFKDNLMTPKGALAWVNKRIADAERDREQIDAAGLRAAVRVYADYQQRLRETNGADFGDLLMWPTLAMRGNEEYRDHWASKFDWIHADEYQDVNFAQYTWLKSFAEDHQRIFVVGDDDQAIYSWRGSDISFIRRFSKDFPSAVQVRLEENFRSTGHILDAANAVIAQDKKRLGKTLFTRKGDGERIEVLTYRDAQAEATGIVAEIVERHAKGVRYEHMAILYRNNFLSRGFEEALMRARVPYCLIGDVGFYARSEIKDALALLRLATTPDERQSDEAFRRVINEPRRGFGAKALELLDAEASFFNVSLFKALDTVALPPKTKAAGVEFARQIRAVANEPSHTLADQISLLLDATGYRAMLRDSKAETTEDKLKNLQELLEIAGGFHTARELLDHVALATNRPDEDDTRVVRLMTLHKAKGLEFPHVFLPAWEAGTIPSEYSDRDEERRLAYVALTRGMSRVTISHCGFRRGAAVPSAFIDDIPDDNRVFGWLRDQNRARPQPSPRAPPAFRSF is encoded by the coding sequence ATGTCGAAATTCTCTGATCCTGACTTCGTTCCCTTCCTGGATGATGACGACTACGCGGAATACGCCGCCTCCATGCGCGACGTCGATCCTGTATCGACGGCGTCTTTCGACTCGATCGCTTCTGGGCTCACCCAGAAGCAGGTCGAGGCTGCCGCGCATCAGGGCGCTATCCTCGTCCTCGCCGGCGCCGGAACCGGAAAGACGTCGACGCTGACGGCCGCCGTCGTTCACCGGATCACAAACGATCGCATCCCCGCTTCTCGCATTCTCGCCGTGACGTTCACGAACAAGGCCGCCAATGAAATGGCGACCCGCATTCGCGACGCTCTCGGCGGGCAGCCGGCGCCAAGCTGGCTTGGAACCTATCATGGCCTCGCGGCGCGGCAGCTGCGCGAGACGCCGGAAGTCGCCGATCTCCGGCACAACTTCGATATTCTCGACGCCGACGATAGCCGCCGCATCATCAAACGCGCGATGAAGGCCCTTAACCTCGCCAGCGACGACGACGAACCAAAGGCAGGTCGCGATCCCCTTAAGCTCATGTGCAACCGGATCTCGCAGTTCAAGGATAATCTGATGACGCCGAAAGGCGCCCTGGCGTGGGTCAATAAACGCATCGCCGACGCCGAACGCGACCGCGAGCAGATCGACGCCGCGGGCCTCCGCGCCGCTGTTCGCGTCTATGCCGACTACCAGCAGAGACTCCGCGAGACCAATGGCGCCGATTTCGGCGATCTCTTGATGTGGCCGACCCTCGCCATGCGCGGCAACGAAGAATATCGCGACCATTGGGCCTCGAAATTCGACTGGATTCACGCCGACGAATATCAGGACGTCAACTTCGCTCAATACACATGGCTCAAATCCTTCGCGGAAGATCACCAGCGCATCTTCGTCGTCGGCGACGATGATCAGGCAATCTACAGCTGGCGAGGCTCTGACATCTCGTTCATTCGCCGGTTTTCCAAGGATTTTCCCAGCGCGGTTCAGGTCCGTCTCGAAGAAAACTTTCGATCGACGGGCCATATACTTGATGCGGCCAACGCCGTCATCGCCCAGGACAAGAAGCGACTCGGGAAGACTCTCTTCACCCGAAAGGGCGATGGCGAACGCATCGAAGTCCTCACCTACCGCGACGCGCAGGCCGAGGCGACCGGGATCGTCGCCGAAATCGTTGAGCGCCATGCGAAGGGCGTTCGCTACGAGCACATGGCCATCCTTTACCGAAACAACTTCCTCTCGCGCGGCTTCGAGGAAGCCCTTATGCGCGCGCGCGTCCCATATTGTCTGATCGGCGACGTCGGCTTCTACGCCCGCTCTGAAATCAAGGACGCCCTCGCCCTCCTGCGTCTCGCCACGACGCCCGACGAGCGCCAGTCCGACGAAGCGTTCCGGCGCGTCATCAACGAACCGCGCCGCGGCTTCGGCGCCAAGGCGCTGGAGCTTCTCGACGCCGAAGCCAGCTTCTTCAACGTCTCTCTCTTCAAAGCCCTCGACACCGTCGCTCTGCCTCCGAAAACGAAGGCCGCCGGCGTCGAATTCGCCCGTCAGATCCGCGCAGTCGCAAACGAGCCTTCGCATACGCTCGCCGACCAGATTTCCCTGCTGCTCGACGCCACCGGCTATCGCGCCATGCTGCGCGACAGCAAGGCCGAGACCACCGAGGACAAGCTGAAGAACCTCCAGGAGCTTCTCGAAATCGCCGGCGGCTTCCACACAGCTCGCGAACTGCTCGACCATGTCGCGCTCGCCACCAATCGGCCCGACGAGGACGACACCAGAGTCGTTCGCCTCATGACCCTCCACAAGGCTAAAGGACTGGAGTTTCCCCATGTTTTTCTGCCGGCCTGGGAAGCCGGCACGATCCCTTCGGAATATAGCGACCGCGACGAGGAAAGACGGCTCGCTTATGTCGCGCTCACCCGCGGCATGAGCCGCGTGACGATATCTCATTGCGGCTTTCGTCGCGGCGCCGCCGTTCCGTCAGCCTTCATCGACGACATCCCAGACGACAATCGCGTTTTTGGCTGGCTGCGCGACCAGAACCGCGCTCGACCCCAGCCATCACCCCGCGCGCCGCCTGCCTTCCGCAGCTTTTAG
- a CDS encoding class I SAM-dependent methyltransferase gives MLTNVRTPSPIAPTRSLNARIWKRDPHEYYVEEHWCSSRLFDEVTFEGSIYDPACGSGRIVRSARAAGYKAYGTDIIRRSSDCRDIYDFRDPWPRGRPKPDNIVSNPPFRISETFVDLALDRCKRRVAMILPHTWLTGDKHSRWLETKPLRLVLMMTPRPSMPPGHIIEAGHKPKGGKKDFDWFIFEPDYRGDAAIGWLRRDDKERRYPNSTAAT, from the coding sequence ATGCTCACAAATGTCCGCACGCCTTCCCCGATCGCCCCAACGCGATCTCTCAACGCCAGGATCTGGAAACGCGATCCACACGAATACTATGTCGAAGAACACTGGTGTTCGTCGCGCCTCTTTGACGAAGTTACCTTTGAAGGCTCAATCTATGACCCCGCATGCGGTTCAGGACGAATCGTCCGCAGCGCACGCGCGGCCGGATACAAGGCCTATGGCACGGATATCATAAGGCGAAGCAGCGATTGCCGCGACATCTACGACTTCCGCGACCCGTGGCCCCGAGGACGTCCCAAGCCGGACAACATAGTGAGCAACCCGCCGTTTAGGATCTCCGAAACATTCGTCGATCTTGCGCTAGACCGCTGTAAGCGGAGGGTCGCGATGATTTTGCCCCACACTTGGCTGACCGGCGATAAACATTCGCGATGGCTGGAGACGAAACCCCTCCGTCTCGTCCTTATGATGACGCCCCGCCCCTCCATGCCGCCGGGACATATCATAGAAGCTGGACATAAGCCCAAGGGAGGAAAAAAGGACTTCGACTGGTTCATCTTCGAACCCGACTATCGTGGCGATGCTGCGATTGGCTGGCTCCGCCGGGACGACAAGGAGAGACGCTATCCCAACAGTACGGCCGCAACATAG
- a CDS encoding outer membrane protein, which translates to MKTSVFTFALTFCAGATFLGSSMAAPLETSPVQPSADAKIVLAYSQLDEPPLAPHNQLKMAQLHKHKSKKHPRRHLARRAIKHKAPRLAHASAPLAQYPRPEISVPRRVFDGPYAGFEAGAQNASGAFRAPAFGSFPPIQPMRGASSSFGPGFWGFAGYNVPVGNVVAGLEGDAGVASPYGGLTGASGSLRARLGVTVSDGVMIYATSGVMIANHANLIQNSGALEAGWTGGGGVETFIAQGLSIRVEYLYGRGVDGHFDTNTIRSGVAVNF; encoded by the coding sequence ATGAAAACCTCGGTATTCACTTTCGCTCTCACTTTCTGCGCCGGCGCGACGTTTCTCGGATCGAGCATGGCTGCGCCGCTCGAAACATCGCCGGTCCAGCCGAGCGCGGACGCAAAAATCGTCCTCGCCTACAGCCAGCTGGATGAGCCCCCGCTCGCGCCGCACAATCAGCTGAAAATGGCGCAGCTTCACAAACACAAGTCTAAAAAACACCCGCGGCGACATCTTGCCCGGCGCGCCATCAAACATAAGGCGCCGCGGCTGGCCCACGCCAGCGCTCCGCTCGCGCAATATCCGCGACCGGAGATTTCCGTTCCCAGACGCGTTTTTGACGGTCCTTACGCCGGATTCGAAGCTGGCGCCCAGAACGCTTCAGGCGCGTTCCGCGCCCCTGCTTTCGGCTCCTTCCCCCCTATTCAACCAATGCGAGGCGCTTCTTCTTCCTTCGGCCCCGGTTTTTGGGGATTTGCAGGCTATAACGTCCCGGTCGGCAATGTCGTCGCGGGCCTCGAAGGAGACGCCGGCGTTGCGAGCCCCTATGGCGGTCTCACTGGCGCAAGCGGATCCCTCCGCGCCCGCCTTGGCGTCACCGTCTCGGACGGCGTCATGATCTACGCGACAAGCGGCGTCATGATCGCGAATCACGCGAACCTGATCCAGAATTCAGGCGCGCTGGAAGCTGGCTGGACCGGTGGCGGCGGCGTCGAGACATTCATCGCACAGGGACTGTCCATCCGGGTCGAATATCTTTACGGCCGCGGCGTCGATGGTCATTTCGACACGAACACGATCCGAAGCGGCGTCGCGGTCAACTTCTGA
- a CDS encoding ArdC family protein, with amino-acid sequence MSRFKRNSNAARNDSYQELTDKIVAALETGVKPWRQPWDPEKASGPSAPMNPTTGRRYRGINTFVLGISPLAFATQDPRWCSYKQAAERGWQVRRGETSTKIFFYKQLEVKDDASPGGDDPTVKRFPVMRTFSVFHASQIDGIPEFTPAGAPKTLPQRVEDAEVILRNSGVSIRIGGDVAFYSPSTDHVQLPPDAAFASPEARAATALHELAHASGASHRLARDLTGRFGSALYSLEELRAELASVFIGNEIGIPSDIPNHASYIKSWIDALKDDKRAIFRAAADAQKIADYLLAFHPTLAAASDDIPEEDDEANETTSPIAKAA; translated from the coding sequence ATGAGCCGTTTCAAACGCAATTCCAACGCCGCTCGCAATGACAGCTACCAAGAACTCACCGACAAGATCGTCGCCGCGCTGGAAACCGGCGTGAAGCCCTGGCGGCAGCCATGGGATCCCGAAAAAGCCAGCGGTCCTTCCGCCCCGATGAACCCCACCACGGGGCGCCGCTACAGAGGAATCAACACCTTCGTTCTCGGCATTTCGCCGCTCGCTTTTGCGACCCAGGATCCGAGGTGGTGCAGCTACAAGCAGGCCGCCGAACGCGGCTGGCAGGTCCGGCGCGGCGAGACGTCGACCAAGATCTTCTTCTACAAACAGCTTGAGGTGAAAGACGACGCCTCGCCAGGCGGCGACGATCCCACCGTCAAGCGCTTCCCTGTGATGCGGACCTTCAGCGTCTTTCACGCGTCGCAGATCGACGGCATCCCGGAATTCACGCCGGCGGGCGCGCCGAAGACCCTCCCCCAAAGAGTCGAGGACGCCGAAGTGATATTGAGGAATAGCGGCGTCTCTATTCGCATCGGCGGCGACGTGGCGTTTTATTCACCAAGTACAGATCACGTGCAGCTACCGCCGGATGCCGCCTTTGCTTCGCCCGAAGCGCGCGCCGCGACCGCGTTGCATGAGCTTGCACATGCCAGCGGGGCATCGCATCGGTTGGCGCGAGATCTTACCGGTCGATTCGGCTCTGCGTTATACTCGCTCGAAGAGTTGAGAGCCGAGCTCGCAAGCGTATTCATTGGAAATGAAATCGGAATACCATCAGATATACCAAATCATGCGAGCTATATCAAGTCCTGGATTGACGCATTGAAAGACGACAAACGCGCGATATTTCGCGCCGCCGCTGATGCGCAAAAAATCGCTGATTATTTGCTCGCCTTTCACCCGACCCTCGCCGCCGCTTCGGACGATATTCCCGAGGAAGACGACGAAGCGAATGAAACGACTTCCCCGATCGCCAAAGCAGCGTAA
- a CDS encoding N-6 DNA methylase, protein MKSKPAQYTLPFLDTTSLGASGFDLYSSFGAPPLAPSDSGEHTVDRGNSAANDEPTRTPARDFRLAGDRKLASGWKARAADNLAAIRLAQTIENEDRHATAEEQEILSRFTAFGASDLANKLFRRAGESFAGGWDDLGNQLEQLVSREELASLSRATQYAHFTPEFVVRAIWKALLRMGVAGGRILEPGCGTGLFFALMPESLAGKTTLTGIEMDASTARIAKLLYPNAVIRHEDFTKARLPDTYDLVLGNPPFSDRTVRADDPAGELRLSLHDYFIARSVERLKPGGLAAFVTSRYTMDKTDERARAHIASMADLLGAIRLPQGSMNAAGTDVVVDILFLLKRDVDQPPVGPAWTSLAEAVPADDGDQALSINRYFLDHPEMVLGRHARVSSPFGPAYSCRPNPDASLNEDLRIVVDRLPRDICKRPSKTDALTPERPKVRVGAAADGATVKEGSYLVIDNQLVQILDGEPIPVAIRNGKGTEGIPAKHARLIRGLITVRDAIRAILRAQEADQPWGPAQVRLRVAYASFVRDFGPINLTTIVETTNAETGDTRESMRRPNLQPFFDDPDVWLVSSIENYDIESGKAKQGPIFTERVLHPTVTPLIESAADALAVTLHEVGFVDLDRIAELLGRSRDETIAELGERIFLDPQLSIEGVETWQTADAYLSGPIRTKLAAAIAAATLDPCYGRNVEALQKVLPEDLKPSDISARLGAPWIPAPDIAAFCTEVLGVETRVHHTVEIASWTIDINAFARAPTSTSTWGTERRHAGLLLSDALNATLPQIYDVFIEDGVEKRVLNAADTEAAKEKLAKIKTAFETWIWTDADRTDRLARVYNDRFNNLVPRHFDGSHLQLPGASSVVKLYAHQKRVIWRIVSAGATYIAHAVGAGKTFSIAAAIMEQKRLGLVTKAMMVVPGHCLAQASREFLQLYPNARILVADETNFVKEKRQRFLARAATATWDCIIVTHSAFKFIPTPTRFERGLIKKQINSSADLLEKIDNDDRISRKRIERMKEGLEASLEALQSRKDDLLTISEMGVDQLIVDEVQEFRKLSFATNMSTLKGVDPDGSQRAWDLFVKTRFIDAEKNPGRALIPASGTPITNTLGELFTLQRFMQPDALEERGIQEFDAWAATFGDTRTELELQPSGLYKPVTRFSEFVNVPDLMAIYRMVADVVLQSDLRQFLRLPAIKTGKRQIITAAPSRAFKAYQRHLAERIEKIRQRTGKPKPGDDILLSVIGDGRHAAIDLRFVLAEFDDEPENKLNALIDNVHRIWRDTSQRRYTRPDGIPYALPGAAQMIFSDLGTLSVEATREFSAYRWIKTRLMELGIPASQIAFMQDFKKSSAKQRLFNDVNGGAIRILIGSSETMGTGVNAQRRLIALHHLDVPWLPSHITQREGRIERQGNENDQIEIYAYATRGSVDATGWQMLERKQRFIDMAMSGDRSIRRIEDAGNQVNQFALAKAIASGDPRLMQKAGLEAEIARLERLRASHFDDQHLLRRKLSSAEASLAHAKRRIVEIDLDLIQRKPTSGDAFSMQVEGKTFSERKQAGAALIKAIRHHEMQGLAGNWTLGSMGGFELALSLSPRRVLFSRIELTMLRNGEATEIEFDDELTALGIISRLEYTLTRFEVELAQYKRTVADNCAWIASFRERLGEKFAFEGELLDKRGEMDALEASLATTETDSGETEDLLALGLYAR, encoded by the coding sequence ATGAAATCCAAACCCGCACAATACACCCTCCCCTTCCTCGACACGACGAGCCTTGGCGCCAGTGGATTTGATCTTTACTCCAGCTTTGGCGCTCCGCCGCTCGCGCCCTCGGATTCGGGCGAGCATACGGTCGATCGCGGGAATTCCGCAGCGAACGACGAGCCAACCCGCACCCCCGCTCGGGACTTTCGTCTTGCTGGCGATCGCAAGCTCGCTTCGGGCTGGAAGGCGCGCGCGGCCGACAATCTCGCCGCAATCAGGCTCGCCCAAACGATTGAAAATGAAGACCGCCACGCCACCGCCGAAGAACAGGAGATCCTCTCCCGCTTCACCGCCTTCGGCGCCAGCGATCTCGCCAATAAACTTTTCCGCCGCGCCGGCGAAAGCTTCGCCGGCGGCTGGGACGATCTCGGCAACCAGCTCGAGCAACTGGTTTCGCGCGAAGAGCTCGCCAGTCTCTCGCGCGCCACCCAATACGCGCATTTCACGCCGGAATTCGTCGTTCGCGCTATCTGGAAAGCTCTGTTGCGCATGGGCGTCGCTGGCGGACGCATTCTTGAACCTGGCTGCGGGACCGGCCTCTTCTTCGCTCTCATGCCCGAATCCCTCGCCGGCAAGACAACCCTTACCGGCATCGAGATGGACGCCTCCACGGCGCGGATCGCGAAGCTCCTCTATCCGAACGCCGTCATTCGACATGAGGATTTCACCAAAGCCAGACTGCCCGACACTTACGATCTCGTTCTCGGCAATCCTCCTTTCAGCGATCGCACGGTTCGCGCCGACGATCCCGCCGGCGAGCTGCGCCTCTCCCTGCATGATTATTTCATCGCACGCTCGGTCGAGCGGTTAAAGCCGGGCGGTCTCGCCGCCTTCGTCACCAGCCGCTACACCATGGACAAAACCGATGAAAGGGCCCGCGCTCACATCGCCTCCATGGCTGACCTTCTCGGCGCTATCCGCCTGCCGCAAGGCAGCATGAACGCGGCCGGAACCGACGTCGTCGTCGATATTCTGTTTCTACTAAAGCGCGACGTCGACCAGCCTCCCGTCGGCCCGGCCTGGACGTCTCTAGCAGAGGCCGTCCCTGCTGATGATGGCGACCAGGCGCTCTCGATCAACCGATACTTTCTGGACCACCCGGAGATGGTTCTCGGCCGCCACGCGCGCGTCTCAAGTCCCTTCGGTCCCGCCTATAGCTGCCGACCGAACCCCGACGCCAGCTTGAACGAGGATCTTCGCATCGTCGTCGATCGCCTGCCGCGCGACATCTGCAAGCGGCCTTCTAAAACCGATGCTTTGACCCCCGAACGACCCAAGGTCCGCGTCGGGGCCGCGGCGGACGGAGCCACCGTCAAGGAAGGCAGCTATCTCGTCATCGACAATCAGCTCGTCCAGATCCTTGATGGCGAGCCGATCCCCGTCGCGATCCGCAACGGCAAGGGAACCGAGGGAATCCCCGCCAAACATGCAAGGCTCATTCGCGGGCTTATTACGGTCCGTGACGCGATCCGCGCCATTCTGCGCGCCCAGGAGGCCGATCAGCCCTGGGGACCAGCCCAGGTCCGCCTGCGCGTCGCCTATGCCTCGTTTGTGCGCGATTTCGGGCCGATCAATCTGACGACCATCGTCGAGACGACGAACGCGGAGACTGGCGACACCCGCGAATCCATGCGCAGGCCCAACCTGCAACCATTCTTCGACGATCCCGACGTATGGCTCGTGTCCTCGATCGAGAACTACGACATCGAGAGCGGAAAGGCCAAGCAAGGTCCGATCTTCACCGAACGCGTGCTGCATCCCACCGTCACGCCGCTCATCGAAAGCGCTGCCGACGCCCTCGCCGTGACCCTGCATGAAGTCGGCTTCGTCGATCTCGACCGCATTGCCGAACTGCTCGGTCGATCCCGCGACGAAACCATCGCCGAACTCGGCGAACGCATCTTTCTCGATCCCCAACTATCGATTGAAGGCGTCGAGACCTGGCAGACGGCAGACGCCTATCTCTCCGGCCCGATCCGCACCAAGCTCGCAGCCGCCATCGCCGCGGCGACCCTCGACCCGTGCTATGGCCGTAATGTCGAGGCGCTGCAAAAGGTCTTGCCCGAAGATCTCAAGCCCTCGGACATCAGCGCCCGGCTCGGCGCCCCCTGGATCCCCGCCCCCGACATCGCAGCCTTTTGCACGGAAGTCCTCGGCGTCGAAACCCGCGTCCATCACACGGTCGAAATCGCGTCCTGGACGATTGATATCAACGCCTTCGCTCGCGCGCCGACGTCAACGTCGACGTGGGGCACGGAACGGCGCCACGCCGGACTTCTACTCAGCGACGCTCTGAATGCGACGCTGCCACAAATCTACGATGTTTTCATCGAAGACGGCGTCGAAAAGCGAGTTCTCAACGCCGCCGACACGGAGGCGGCCAAAGAAAAACTGGCCAAGATCAAGACGGCGTTCGAGACATGGATCTGGACGGACGCCGATCGCACCGATCGCCTCGCCCGCGTCTACAATGATCGCTTCAATAATCTCGTTCCGCGGCACTTCGACGGCTCTCATTTGCAGCTTCCCGGAGCGAGCAGCGTCGTCAAGCTCTACGCCCACCAGAAGCGCGTCATCTGGCGCATCGTCAGCGCCGGCGCCACTTATATCGCCCATGCCGTCGGAGCCGGAAAGACGTTCAGCATCGCCGCTGCGATCATGGAGCAGAAGCGCCTCGGCCTCGTCACCAAAGCCATGATGGTGGTGCCCGGACATTGCCTCGCGCAGGCAAGCCGCGAATTCCTGCAACTCTATCCGAACGCCCGCATTCTGGTCGCCGACGAAACCAATTTCGTCAAGGAAAAGCGCCAGCGCTTTCTGGCCCGCGCGGCGACGGCGACATGGGACTGCATTATCGTCACTCATTCCGCCTTCAAATTCATTCCGACTCCAACCAGGTTCGAAAGAGGGCTCATCAAGAAGCAGATCAATTCCTCCGCCGATCTCCTCGAAAAAATCGATAACGATGATCGCATTTCCAGAAAGCGCATCGAGCGCATGAAGGAAGGACTCGAGGCTTCGCTCGAAGCGCTGCAAAGCCGCAAGGACGATCTTCTGACGATCAGCGAAATGGGAGTCGATCAGCTCATTGTCGATGAGGTACAGGAGTTTCGCAAACTTTCCTTCGCGACAAACATGTCAACGCTAAAGGGCGTCGATCCTGACGGATCGCAACGCGCCTGGGACCTCTTCGTCAAAACCCGCTTCATCGACGCAGAGAAAAACCCCGGCCGCGCCCTCATCCCCGCCTCGGGCACGCCAATCACCAATACCCTCGGCGAGCTCTTCACCCTGCAAAGGTTCATGCAGCCCGACGCCCTTGAGGAACGCGGCATTCAGGAATTCGACGCCTGGGCCGCGACCTTCGGAGACACCCGCACGGAACTCGAACTGCAGCCCTCCGGCCTCTACAAGCCCGTCACGCGGTTTTCCGAATTCGTCAATGTCCCCGACCTTATGGCGATCTATCGCATGGTCGCCGACGTCGTCCTGCAATCCGACCTTCGCCAGTTCTTACGCCTGCCCGCCATCAAAACCGGCAAGCGCCAGATCATCACCGCCGCGCCAAGCCGCGCCTTCAAAGCCTATCAGCGTCATCTCGCGGAACGGATCGAAAAGATCCGCCAGCGCACAGGCAAGCCAAAGCCGGGCGACGACATTCTCCTCAGCGTCATCGGCGACGGCCGCCACGCCGCGATCGACCTGCGCTTCGTTCTCGCTGAATTTGATGACGAGCCCGAAAACAAGCTCAACGCGCTGATTGACAACGTCCACCGCATCTGGCGCGATACATCGCAGCGTCGTTACACGCGACCCGACGGCATTCCTTATGCCCTACCCGGCGCCGCGCAGATGATTTTCTCCGATCTCGGCACACTCAGCGTCGAAGCGACGCGCGAATTTTCCGCTTACCGCTGGATCAAAACCCGCCTGATGGAGCTCGGCATTCCTGCCAGCCAGATCGCCTTCATGCAGGATTTCAAGAAATCCAGCGCCAAGCAACGGCTCTTCAACGACGTCAATGGGGGAGCCATCCGCATCCTCATCGGATCGTCTGAAACCATGGGCACCGGCGTCAACGCCCAGCGCCGCCTGATCGCCCTTCACCACCTCGACGTGCCCTGGCTGCCTTCGCACATTACCCAACGCGAAGGGCGCATCGAACGCCAGGGTAACGAAAATGATCAGATCGAGATCTACGCTTACGCCACCCGCGGAAGTGTTGATGCTACGGGTTGGCAAATGCTTGAGCGCAAACAGCGGTTCATCGACATGGCTATGTCCGGCGACCGCAGCATACGCAGAATTGAGGACGCAGGCAATCAAGTCAACCAGTTTGCCCTGGCGAAAGCCATCGCATCAGGCGATCCCCGACTCATGCAAAAGGCCGGGCTCGAAGCTGAGATCGCGCGGCTCGAACGTCTGCGCGCCTCGCATTTCGATGATCAACACCTTCTGCGCCGAAAACTCAGCTCCGCCGAGGCGTCTCTCGCCCATGCGAAGCGCCGCATCGTGGAAATCGACCTCGATCTGATCCAGCGCAAACCAACTTCCGGCGATGCTTTCAGCATGCAGGTCGAAGGAAAGACCTTTTCTGAACGCAAACAAGCCGGGGCTGCTCTCATCAAAGCCATCCGCCATCATGAAATGCAAGGCCTTGCCGGGAACTGGACGCTCGGTTCTATGGGAGGCTTTGAGCTTGCCCTCTCGCTCTCCCCTCGTCGCGTTCTTTTCTCGCGCATTGAACTGACGATGCTGCGCAACGGCGAAGCCACCGAGATCGAATTTGATGATGAACTGACTGCCCTCGGCATTATCTCGCGCCTCGAATATACGCTCACACGCTTCGAGGTTGAACTCGCTCAATATAAACGCACCGTCGCGGACAATTGCGCCTGGATTGCTTCGTTCCGCGAACGCCTCGGCGAGAAATTCGCTTTCGAAGGCGAGCTTCTCGATAAGCGCGGGGAGATGGACGCTCTTGAAGCGTCTCTTGCAACGACCGAGACGGATTCCGGCGAGACCGAAGACCTTCTCGCTCTCGGATTATACGCCCGCTGA